The genomic region TTATTCTCAGTGGTTATGATGAGTTTACCTATGCCCAGACTGCCATACGATACAATGTCAAGGAATATCTGCTCAAGCCTGTATCCCATGAGGACATCTGTTCGTTGTTGCAGCGCATACATGGACAGATTGACCATGAATTCGAACATAACCATGATCAGGACTTGCTGCAGAAAGCGTATAAGCAAGCATTGCCGCAACTGAAGGAAAAATACCTTGTATCTTTGCTTTCTCCTGTCAAGGAGGTTCCTGAGAGAATCCTGGTTGAACGGGGGGAGACATATGGGTATCAGGTAAGTGACAAGGATTGTTTCCATGTAGCTGTGATCGAAGCCGAAAGGATGGATAATCCTCTTATGCTTCAGGCCATGTTGCATGTCTGCAGGGAAGTCTTGGGAAAGGATGGGTCCCTTTTGCTTCAGATGGATGACCAGATAGTATTGATGTTCAACGGAAGTTGTTGCGGAGAAGAGGGTGTCTTCCTTCCGCTGTTTACGAAAAGGTGCATGCAGCATTGCAAGGAAGTAAGTGCGTATCTCAACCGGTATATCCCCGGTGGAGTCACCATAGGTCTCAGCCCTCTGTGCCGTACGCTTTCAGCCTTGGGCAGTGCTTATCGGAAGGCACTGGTTGCCTTGAATTACAAGGCTTATGAGAAAGACCAGCATGTACTTTATTTCAATGATATGGAGCAGACTTATCATCCTAAGCTTGATCTGCTTGCAAGCGAGAGGCTGAAAGATGAATTCCTGAAGTTGCTCAAACTGGGCAGTGAGGAAGAGGTCGTGCTTGCTGTTGCACGCTTCTTTGATGACAAATCAGGGCTTGATCCTGAGGGTTTGCAGTCATATGTTCTTTCTCTTCTTTCATCTTTGGCTGAACTGACGCTGGATTATGGGACTTCTCTTTCCAAGGTAAGTTCCAATAGGAACTTTTTTGCAGAGCTTTCCAGTGTGACGACTGTAGGTCGTGCCAAACACTGGTTTACCATGCTGTCCTTGGATGTCCACAGGACCATCAAGGGCGAGAGGGAAAAGAGCCATGTCAGGTTTGTTGAAGATGCAAAGCGTTATTTGCTTGACAACTATAGCGATCCGGCGGTGGGGTTGGATAAGATCTGTGACTGGCTTGGAGTCAGCACTTCCTATTTCAGTTCGACTTTCAAGAAGGAAACAGGTGTTCCGTTTGTCCAGGCCTTGAATGAAGTAAGGTTGTCTCAGGCACAGAAACTGTTGGTGGATACAGATCTCAAAAATTATGAAATTGCAGAAAAAGTCGGATTTTCTGATCCGAATTATTTTTCCTTTTGTTTCAAACGCAACCGAGGTCTTTCTCCTACGCAGTACCGGGCCCGGTACAGAGGCAGCGAACATGTTCTCGAAACCTAGGAGCATCAACAGGATTTTTTCAGTTGCAAGTGGTTTGATTGCCATTGTCACAGTGACGATTCTATCCTCCGTACTTTATCGTGAATTTACCTATACCAGCAGACAGACGACTTTCACGACTACCAGTGAAATCATCACACAGGTAAACTATCACCTGAGCAACTATATCACTGATATCATGGCAACCGGTGATTATGCTGCTTCTCTTGTCAGCCAGGGAGACAGTCGGCAGATAATGGGAAAAATGACTGCTATCGTTGACAGCCGCCAGGATATCGTGACTATGGCGGTATTTGATATGGATGGACATGTCCTATGCAATACTGACGAAGGGGCAACAAGGGATT from Spirochaetia bacterium harbors:
- a CDS encoding response regulator — its product is MVYSIVLVDDEVQVRSSIRSTTAWADYGFRIVGEAGNGIEALELIEEKQPDVVITDIRMPYMDGIELIRSIREVLPAAVIIILSGYDEFTYAQTAIRYNVKEYLLKPVSHEDICSLLQRIHGQIDHEFEHNHDQDLLQKAYKQALPQLKEKYLVSLLSPVKEVPERILVERGETYGYQVSDKDCFHVAVIEAERMDNPLMLQAMLHVCREVLGKDGSLLLQMDDQIVLMFNGSCCGEEGVFLPLFTKRCMQHCKEVSAYLNRYIPGGVTIGLSPLCRTLSALGSAYRKALVALNYKAYEKDQHVLYFNDMEQTYHPKLDLLASERLKDEFLKLLKLGSEEEVVLAVARFFDDKSGLDPEGLQSYVLSLLSSLAELTLDYGTSLSKVSSNRNFFAELSSVTTVGRAKHWFTMLSLDVHRTIKGEREKSHVRFVEDAKRYLLDNYSDPAVGLDKICDWLGVSTSYFSSTFKKETGVPFVQALNEVRLSQAQKLLVDTDLKNYEIAEKVGFSDPNYFSFCFKRNRGLSPTQYRARYRGSEHVLET